The following coding sequences are from one Perognathus longimembris pacificus isolate PPM17 chromosome 13, ASM2315922v1, whole genome shotgun sequence window:
- the Art1 gene encoding GPI-linked NAD(P)(+)--arginine ADP-ribosyltransferase 1 isoform X2 → MEDEAKETAASRGGTFSMQIPAMMSLLLVSVGLMDALQSHPMVQRSVFSLETPLDMAPASFDDQYAGCAAAMTAALPDLNRTEFQANKVYADGWALASSQWRERGGWGAAWGLSPTPLPRAPAGFREEHGVALLAYTANSPLHREFNAAVREAGRSRAHYLRHFSFKTLHFLLTEALQLLATARARPQCRQVYRGVHGLRFRPVGPGATVRLGGFASASLHNVAAQSFGQDTFFGIWTCLGAPIRGYSFFPGEEEVLIPPFETFQVVNASRPAQGPARIYLRALGKLSTYNCEYVKDQKCRSGLCQLDSSAPGQGSLSIIWSFLLLFWLLMLNLPEGGDLL, encoded by the exons atgaggcCAAGGAGACAGCAGCCTCCCGGGGCGGCACCTTCAGCATGCAGATTCCTGCCATGATGTCTCTGCTACTTGTGTCTGTGGGCCTCATGGATGCACTTCAG AGTCACCCCATGGTACAGCGAAGCGTCTTCTCTCTAGAGACACCTCTGGACATGGCTCCGGCCTCCTTTGATGACCAGTATGCCGGCTGTGCGGCAGCCATGACCGCGGCCCTCCCCGATCTCAACCGCACCGAGTTCCAGGCCAACAAAGTGTACGCGGACGGCTGGGCCCTGGCGAGCAGCCAGTGGCGGGAGCGCGGCGGGTGGGGGGCGGCGTGGGGGCTGAGCCCCACCCCGctgccccgggcccctgctggctTCCGGGAGGAGCACGGGGTGGCCCTCCTGGCCTACACGGCCAACAGCCCCCTGCACAGGGAGTTCAACGCGGCCGTGCGCGAGGCGGGCCGCTCCCGGGCCCACTACCTGCGGCACTTCTCCTTCAAGACGCTGCACTTCCTGCTCACCGAGGCGCTGCAGCTGCTGGCCacggcccgggcccggccccaGTGCCGCCAGGTTTACCGAGGGGTGCATGGCTTGCGCTTCCGGCCCGTGGGGCCCGGGGCCACTGTACGACTGGGGGGCTTTGCGTCCGCGTCCCTGCACAACGTGGCGGCCCAGAGTTTTGGACAAGACACCTTCTTTGGCATCTGGACCTGCCTTGGGGCTCCCATCAGGGGCTACTCCTTCTTCCCTGGAGAGGAGGAGGTGCTGATCCCCCCCTTTGAGACCTTCCAGGTGGTAAATGCCAGCCGACCAGCCCAGGGCCCTGCCCGCATTTACCTCCGCGCCCTCGGCAAGCTCAGCACGTACAACTGTGAGTACGTCAAAG ACCAGAAGTGCAGGTCTGGGCTGTGCCAGCTGGATAGCTCAG
- the Art1 gene encoding GPI-linked NAD(P)(+)--arginine ADP-ribosyltransferase 1 isoform X1 — translation MEDEAKETAASRGGTFSMQIPAMMSLLLVSVGLMDALQVQSHPMVQRSVFSLETPLDMAPASFDDQYAGCAAAMTAALPDLNRTEFQANKVYADGWALASSQWRERGGWGAAWGLSPTPLPRAPAGFREEHGVALLAYTANSPLHREFNAAVREAGRSRAHYLRHFSFKTLHFLLTEALQLLATARARPQCRQVYRGVHGLRFRPVGPGATVRLGGFASASLHNVAAQSFGQDTFFGIWTCLGAPIRGYSFFPGEEEVLIPPFETFQVVNASRPAQGPARIYLRALGKLSTYNCEYVKDQKCRSGLCQLDSSAPGQGSLSIIWSFLLLFWLLMLNLPEGGDLL, via the exons atgaggcCAAGGAGACAGCAGCCTCCCGGGGCGGCACCTTCAGCATGCAGATTCCTGCCATGATGTCTCTGCTACTTGTGTCTGTGGGCCTCATGGATGCACTTCAG GTACAGAGTCACCCCATGGTACAGCGAAGCGTCTTCTCTCTAGAGACACCTCTGGACATGGCTCCGGCCTCCTTTGATGACCAGTATGCCGGCTGTGCGGCAGCCATGACCGCGGCCCTCCCCGATCTCAACCGCACCGAGTTCCAGGCCAACAAAGTGTACGCGGACGGCTGGGCCCTGGCGAGCAGCCAGTGGCGGGAGCGCGGCGGGTGGGGGGCGGCGTGGGGGCTGAGCCCCACCCCGctgccccgggcccctgctggctTCCGGGAGGAGCACGGGGTGGCCCTCCTGGCCTACACGGCCAACAGCCCCCTGCACAGGGAGTTCAACGCGGCCGTGCGCGAGGCGGGCCGCTCCCGGGCCCACTACCTGCGGCACTTCTCCTTCAAGACGCTGCACTTCCTGCTCACCGAGGCGCTGCAGCTGCTGGCCacggcccgggcccggccccaGTGCCGCCAGGTTTACCGAGGGGTGCATGGCTTGCGCTTCCGGCCCGTGGGGCCCGGGGCCACTGTACGACTGGGGGGCTTTGCGTCCGCGTCCCTGCACAACGTGGCGGCCCAGAGTTTTGGACAAGACACCTTCTTTGGCATCTGGACCTGCCTTGGGGCTCCCATCAGGGGCTACTCCTTCTTCCCTGGAGAGGAGGAGGTGCTGATCCCCCCCTTTGAGACCTTCCAGGTGGTAAATGCCAGCCGACCAGCCCAGGGCCCTGCCCGCATTTACCTCCGCGCCCTCGGCAAGCTCAGCACGTACAACTGTGAGTACGTCAAAG ACCAGAAGTGCAGGTCTGGGCTGTGCCAGCTGGATAGCTCAG
- the Art1 gene encoding GPI-linked NAD(P)(+)--arginine ADP-ribosyltransferase 1 isoform X3, producing MEDEAKETAASRGGTFSMQIPAMMSLLLVSVGLMDALQVQSHPMVQRSVFSLETPLDMAPASFDDQYAGCAAAMTAALPDLNRTEFQANKVYADGWALASSQWRERGGWGAAWGLSPTPLPRAPAGFREEHGVALLAYTANSPLHREFNAAVREAGRSRAHYLRHFSFKTLHFLLTEALQLLATARARPQCRQVYRGVHGLRFRPVGPGATVRLGGFASASLHNVAAQSFGQDTFFGIWTCLGAPIRGYSFFPGEEEVLIPPFETFQVVNASRPAQGPARIYLRALGKLSTYNYQKCRSGLCQLDSSAPGQGSLSIIWSFLLLFWLLMLNLPEGGDLL from the exons atgaggcCAAGGAGACAGCAGCCTCCCGGGGCGGCACCTTCAGCATGCAGATTCCTGCCATGATGTCTCTGCTACTTGTGTCTGTGGGCCTCATGGATGCACTTCAG GTACAGAGTCACCCCATGGTACAGCGAAGCGTCTTCTCTCTAGAGACACCTCTGGACATGGCTCCGGCCTCCTTTGATGACCAGTATGCCGGCTGTGCGGCAGCCATGACCGCGGCCCTCCCCGATCTCAACCGCACCGAGTTCCAGGCCAACAAAGTGTACGCGGACGGCTGGGCCCTGGCGAGCAGCCAGTGGCGGGAGCGCGGCGGGTGGGGGGCGGCGTGGGGGCTGAGCCCCACCCCGctgccccgggcccctgctggctTCCGGGAGGAGCACGGGGTGGCCCTCCTGGCCTACACGGCCAACAGCCCCCTGCACAGGGAGTTCAACGCGGCCGTGCGCGAGGCGGGCCGCTCCCGGGCCCACTACCTGCGGCACTTCTCCTTCAAGACGCTGCACTTCCTGCTCACCGAGGCGCTGCAGCTGCTGGCCacggcccgggcccggccccaGTGCCGCCAGGTTTACCGAGGGGTGCATGGCTTGCGCTTCCGGCCCGTGGGGCCCGGGGCCACTGTACGACTGGGGGGCTTTGCGTCCGCGTCCCTGCACAACGTGGCGGCCCAGAGTTTTGGACAAGACACCTTCTTTGGCATCTGGACCTGCCTTGGGGCTCCCATCAGGGGCTACTCCTTCTTCCCTGGAGAGGAGGAGGTGCTGATCCCCCCCTTTGAGACCTTCCAGGTGGTAAATGCCAGCCGACCAGCCCAGGGCCCTGCCCGCATTTACCTCCGCGCCCTCGGCAAGCTCAGCACGTACAACT ACCAGAAGTGCAGGTCTGGGCTGTGCCAGCTGGATAGCTCAG
- the Art1 gene encoding GPI-linked NAD(P)(+)--arginine ADP-ribosyltransferase 1 isoform X4, with the protein MQIPAMMSLLLVSVGLMDALQVQSHPMVQRSVFSLETPLDMAPASFDDQYAGCAAAMTAALPDLNRTEFQANKVYADGWALASSQWRERGGWGAAWGLSPTPLPRAPAGFREEHGVALLAYTANSPLHREFNAAVREAGRSRAHYLRHFSFKTLHFLLTEALQLLATARARPQCRQVYRGVHGLRFRPVGPGATVRLGGFASASLHNVAAQSFGQDTFFGIWTCLGAPIRGYSFFPGEEEVLIPPFETFQVVNASRPAQGPARIYLRALGKLSTYNCEYVKDQKCRSGLCQLDSSAPGQGSLSIIWSFLLLFWLLMLNLPEGGDLL; encoded by the exons ATGCAGATTCCTGCCATGATGTCTCTGCTACTTGTGTCTGTGGGCCTCATGGATGCACTTCAG GTACAGAGTCACCCCATGGTACAGCGAAGCGTCTTCTCTCTAGAGACACCTCTGGACATGGCTCCGGCCTCCTTTGATGACCAGTATGCCGGCTGTGCGGCAGCCATGACCGCGGCCCTCCCCGATCTCAACCGCACCGAGTTCCAGGCCAACAAAGTGTACGCGGACGGCTGGGCCCTGGCGAGCAGCCAGTGGCGGGAGCGCGGCGGGTGGGGGGCGGCGTGGGGGCTGAGCCCCACCCCGctgccccgggcccctgctggctTCCGGGAGGAGCACGGGGTGGCCCTCCTGGCCTACACGGCCAACAGCCCCCTGCACAGGGAGTTCAACGCGGCCGTGCGCGAGGCGGGCCGCTCCCGGGCCCACTACCTGCGGCACTTCTCCTTCAAGACGCTGCACTTCCTGCTCACCGAGGCGCTGCAGCTGCTGGCCacggcccgggcccggccccaGTGCCGCCAGGTTTACCGAGGGGTGCATGGCTTGCGCTTCCGGCCCGTGGGGCCCGGGGCCACTGTACGACTGGGGGGCTTTGCGTCCGCGTCCCTGCACAACGTGGCGGCCCAGAGTTTTGGACAAGACACCTTCTTTGGCATCTGGACCTGCCTTGGGGCTCCCATCAGGGGCTACTCCTTCTTCCCTGGAGAGGAGGAGGTGCTGATCCCCCCCTTTGAGACCTTCCAGGTGGTAAATGCCAGCCGACCAGCCCAGGGCCCTGCCCGCATTTACCTCCGCGCCCTCGGCAAGCTCAGCACGTACAACTGTGAGTACGTCAAAG ACCAGAAGTGCAGGTCTGGGCTGTGCCAGCTGGATAGCTCAG